A region of Arvicanthis niloticus isolate mArvNil1 chromosome 18, mArvNil1.pat.X, whole genome shotgun sequence DNA encodes the following proteins:
- the LOC117722891 gene encoding C-type lectin domain family 18 member A-like isoform X1, giving the protein MSAAPGRPMIRPEPSLGSGSQSRWLGLLLLLLSLLGITQTEVQPPQLPKQAPTLQAPIRKESFLILTTHNRLRSQVHPPAANMQRMDWSESLAQLAQARAAALCGTSATPNLASTPQHTPHVGWNVQLLPVGSASFVEVVNLWFAERLQYRHGDAECAPNATCAHYTQLVWATSSQLGCGRQPCIVDQAAVEAFVCAYSPGGNWDVNGKTIAPYKEGTWCSLCTASVSGCFKAWDHAGGLCEVPRNPCRMSCRNLGHLNISTCRCHCPPGYTGRYCQVRCSVQCVHGRFRKEECSCICDVGYGGAQCATKVRFPFHTCDLRIDGDCFTVSPEADTYYGAKMKCQGKGGVLAQIESQKVQDILAFYLGRLETTNEVTDNDFETRNFWIGLTYKAAKDSFRWTTGEHPSFTSFAFGQPDNQGRVWSCIFLLWLSARLECMEGYREDLPASLWRAAVYGGHGMDTSSQQPLLHVMHQGLTDAGLGTVWKCRHLLPSTGTTNVVKLETVISVSLPRSTIPSGSQGSEPGQAVLLPAPGCTDQFA; this is encoded by the exons atgtctGCTGCACCAGGCAGGCCAATGATTCGGCCGGAGCCCTCCCTGGGGTCAGGAAGCCAGAGCCGGTGGCTTGGTCTCTTGCTTCTGCTCCTGTCTCTCCTTGGGATCACCCAGACAGAGGTGCAGCCACCCCAGCTGCCAAAACAAGCTCCCACTCTTCAAG CCCCAATCAGGAAGGAGAGTTTCTTAATCCTCACCACGCACAACCGTCTGCGCAGCCAGGTCCACCCTCCGGCAGCCAACATGCAGAGAATG GACTGGAGCGAGAGCCTGGCTCAGCTAGCTCAAGCCAGGGCAGCAGCCCTTTGTGGCACCTCAGCCACCCCAAACCTGGCATCTACCCCACAGCACACCCCACATGTGGGCTGGAATGTGCAGCTATTGCCCGTGGGTTCAGCATCCTTTGTCGAAGTGGTCAATCTCTGGTTCGCTGAAAGGCTGCAGTACAGACATGGGGACGCTGAGTGTGCCCCCAATGCCACCTGTGCCCACTACACACAG CTTGTGTGGGCCACCTCCAGCCAGCTGGGTTGTGGGCGGCAGCCATGCATTGTGGACCAGGCAGCCGTGGAAGCCTTTGTCTGTGCCTACTCCCCTGG AGGCAACTGGGATGTTAATGGAAAGACAATCGCTCCGTATAAGGAAGGCACCTGGtgctctctctgcacagccagtGTCTCAGGCTGCTTCAAGGCCTGGGATCATGCAGGGGGGCTCTGTG AGGTTCCCAGGAACCCATGTCGCATGAGCTGCCGAAATCTCGGACATCTCAACATTAGCACCTGTCGCTGTCACTGTCCCCCTGGCTACACAGGGAGGTACTGCCAAG TGCGGTGTAGTGTACAGTGTGTGCACGGCCGATTCCGgaaagaagaatgttcctgtATCTGTGATGTCGGCTATGGGGGAGCCCAGTGTGCCA CCAAGGTGCGCTTTCCTTTTCACACATGTGACCTGCGGATTGACGGAGACTGCTTCACAGTGTCCCCCGAGGCAGACACCTATTATGGAGCCAAGATGAAATGTCAG GGAAAAGGTGGGGTGCTAGCCCAGATTGAGAGCCAGAAAGTGCAAGACATCCTTGCCTTCTACCTGGGACGCCTGGAGACCACCAACGAGGTGACTGACAATGACTTTGAGACCAGGAATTTCTGGATCG GGCTCACCTACAAGGCAGCTAAGGATTCCTTCCGCTGGACTACTGGAGAACACCCGTCCTTCACCAGTTTTGCCTTTGGACAGCCTGACAATCAGGG AAGGGTGTGGTCCTGTATATTCCTGCTGTGGCTAAGTGCCAGACTGGAGTGCATGGAGGGTTACAGAGAAGACCTCCCAGCTTCCCTATGGAGAGCTGCAGTGTATGGGGGACACGGAATGGACACTAGCTCCCAGCAGCCCCTTCTGCATGTGATGCACCAGGGCCTCACAGATGCAG GTTTGGGAACTGTGTGGAAATGCAGGCATCTGCTGCCTTCAACTGGAACGACCAACGTTGTAAAACTCGAAACCGTTATATCTGTCAGTTTG CCCAGAAGCACTATTCCCAGTGGGAGCCAGGGTTCTGAGCCTGGACAAGCAGTTCTTCTGCCAGCCCCTGGATGCACAGATCAGTTTGCTTGA
- the LOC117722891 gene encoding C-type lectin domain family 18 member A-like isoform X2, which produces MSAAPGRPMIRPEPSLGSGSQSRWLGLLLLLLSLLGITQTEVQPPQLPKQAPTLQAPIRKESFLILTTHNRLRSQVHPPAANMQRMDWSESLAQLAQARAAALCGTSATPNLASTPQHTPHVGWNVQLLPVGSASFVEVVNLWFAERLQYRHGDAECAPNATCAHYTQLVWATSSQLGCGRQPCIVDQAAVEAFVCAYSPGGNWDVNGKTIAPYKEGTWCSLCTASVSGCFKAWDHAGGLCEVPRNPCRMSCRNLGHLNISTCRCHCPPGYTGRYCQVRCSVQCVHGRFRKEECSCICDVGYGGAQCATKVRFPFHTCDLRIDGDCFTVSPEADTYYGAKMKCQGKGGVLAQIESQKVQDILAFYLGRLETTNEVTDNDFETRNFWIGLTYKAAKDSFRWTTGEHPSFTSFAFGQPDNQGFGNCVEMQASAAFNWNDQRCKTRNRYICQFAQKHYSQWEPGF; this is translated from the exons atgtctGCTGCACCAGGCAGGCCAATGATTCGGCCGGAGCCCTCCCTGGGGTCAGGAAGCCAGAGCCGGTGGCTTGGTCTCTTGCTTCTGCTCCTGTCTCTCCTTGGGATCACCCAGACAGAGGTGCAGCCACCCCAGCTGCCAAAACAAGCTCCCACTCTTCAAG CCCCAATCAGGAAGGAGAGTTTCTTAATCCTCACCACGCACAACCGTCTGCGCAGCCAGGTCCACCCTCCGGCAGCCAACATGCAGAGAATG GACTGGAGCGAGAGCCTGGCTCAGCTAGCTCAAGCCAGGGCAGCAGCCCTTTGTGGCACCTCAGCCACCCCAAACCTGGCATCTACCCCACAGCACACCCCACATGTGGGCTGGAATGTGCAGCTATTGCCCGTGGGTTCAGCATCCTTTGTCGAAGTGGTCAATCTCTGGTTCGCTGAAAGGCTGCAGTACAGACATGGGGACGCTGAGTGTGCCCCCAATGCCACCTGTGCCCACTACACACAG CTTGTGTGGGCCACCTCCAGCCAGCTGGGTTGTGGGCGGCAGCCATGCATTGTGGACCAGGCAGCCGTGGAAGCCTTTGTCTGTGCCTACTCCCCTGG AGGCAACTGGGATGTTAATGGAAAGACAATCGCTCCGTATAAGGAAGGCACCTGGtgctctctctgcacagccagtGTCTCAGGCTGCTTCAAGGCCTGGGATCATGCAGGGGGGCTCTGTG AGGTTCCCAGGAACCCATGTCGCATGAGCTGCCGAAATCTCGGACATCTCAACATTAGCACCTGTCGCTGTCACTGTCCCCCTGGCTACACAGGGAGGTACTGCCAAG TGCGGTGTAGTGTACAGTGTGTGCACGGCCGATTCCGgaaagaagaatgttcctgtATCTGTGATGTCGGCTATGGGGGAGCCCAGTGTGCCA CCAAGGTGCGCTTTCCTTTTCACACATGTGACCTGCGGATTGACGGAGACTGCTTCACAGTGTCCCCCGAGGCAGACACCTATTATGGAGCCAAGATGAAATGTCAG GGAAAAGGTGGGGTGCTAGCCCAGATTGAGAGCCAGAAAGTGCAAGACATCCTTGCCTTCTACCTGGGACGCCTGGAGACCACCAACGAGGTGACTGACAATGACTTTGAGACCAGGAATTTCTGGATCG GGCTCACCTACAAGGCAGCTAAGGATTCCTTCCGCTGGACTACTGGAGAACACCCGTCCTTCACCAGTTTTGCCTTTGGACAGCCTGACAATCAGGG GTTTGGGAACTGTGTGGAAATGCAGGCATCTGCTGCCTTCAACTGGAACGACCAACGTTGTAAAACTCGAAACCGTTATATCTGTCAGTTTG CCCAGAAGCACTATTCCCAGTGGGAGCCAGGGTTCTGA